In a genomic window of uncultured Sphaerochaeta sp.:
- a CDS encoding ABC transporter substrate-binding protein has protein sequence MKKLSVLLLVLLLAGAMFAQGTKESSAFKVYLITMDQMDQHWVNVDKGAQKAAQELGGIEYKWLAPDVKDDAKQIESINNAVAGGADAILLAANGPNAVTAALKEATEAGVTIVYVDSAANFPAVQTLATDNTAAGTTAGKEMLKALTDKGIKNGKIGVISVNSATASTVARETGFRKAFEGTAFTILETQYCDGDAARSKDMSANFITQGVVGLFGANEGSTVGVGNAIAEAGKNIIGVGFDKSDMILSLIKSGHLLATMAQNPDVMGYEGIKTAYKALKGETVSPDYFDTGVSVLTKATL, from the coding sequence ATGAAAAAGCTAAGTGTCTTGTTGTTGGTGCTGTTGCTTGCTGGTGCAATGTTTGCACAGGGAACAAAGGAAAGCTCTGCGTTCAAGGTGTATCTGATTACTATGGACCAGATGGACCAGCATTGGGTGAATGTTGACAAAGGTGCCCAGAAGGCAGCACAGGAATTGGGTGGTATCGAATACAAGTGGCTTGCTCCGGACGTAAAGGATGATGCCAAGCAGATTGAGAGCATCAACAATGCTGTTGCTGGTGGAGCTGATGCAATTCTGCTTGCAGCCAATGGGCCTAATGCGGTGACCGCTGCCTTGAAGGAAGCCACTGAAGCCGGTGTCACCATCGTCTATGTTGACTCAGCAGCCAATTTTCCTGCCGTACAGACACTTGCAACAGACAATACTGCTGCAGGAACGACTGCCGGCAAGGAGATGCTCAAGGCTCTTACGGACAAGGGTATCAAGAATGGCAAAATCGGCGTCATTTCGGTAAATAGTGCAACAGCATCCACTGTTGCTCGTGAAACCGGTTTCCGCAAAGCGTTTGAAGGGACTGCGTTTACGATTCTTGAGACACAATACTGTGATGGAGATGCGGCTCGTTCAAAGGACATGAGCGCAAACTTCATTACCCAGGGCGTCGTCGGACTGTTTGGTGCGAACGAAGGATCAACAGTCGGAGTTGGCAATGCAATTGCTGAAGCTGGGAAAAACATTATTGGTGTTGGTTTTGACAAGAGCGACATGATTCTTTCGCTGATCAAGAGTGGTCACCTTCTTGCTACCATGGCCCAGAATCCGGATGTCATGGGGTATGAGGGTATAAAGACCGCCTACAAGGCTTTGAAGGGTGAAACGGTCAGCCCTGATTACTTTGATACCGGAGTTTCGGTACTGACGAAAGCAACGCTGTAA
- a CDS encoding calcium/sodium antiporter, translating into MLLPVLAVIVGLVVLVISSDRFIDGAASTARYFGMPSLLIGMVIVGFGTSAPEIVVSTLSAMQGNPGLALGNAYGSNIANIALILGVTALINPVQVSSNILRKELPILTLITLISVALLWDLELSLFDAGVLLVFLGTLLVWTIFQGLRSKDDALSLEVDDAVPQPLSLKRGILYLIFGLAFLIISSRILVWGAVEIAKFFGVSDLIIGLTIVAVGTSLPELASSILAAKKGEHDIAMGNVIGSNLFNTTAVVGIASAINPFAVDKLVLTRDMVVMSALTISLFIIGYGFRKGRKGRVNRFEGAGLIVVYIAYTIILLTGTAA; encoded by the coding sequence ATGCTACTACCTGTTTTGGCCGTGATAGTCGGTCTTGTTGTTTTGGTTATCAGCTCAGACCGGTTCATCGATGGGGCTGCTTCAACTGCACGATATTTCGGCATGCCATCGCTTCTTATCGGCATGGTTATCGTTGGCTTCGGTACCAGTGCCCCGGAAATCGTCGTTTCCACCTTATCAGCAATGCAGGGCAATCCAGGCCTTGCACTTGGCAACGCATACGGTTCAAACATTGCCAATATTGCCCTTATCCTCGGCGTTACGGCGCTTATCAACCCTGTTCAGGTGAGTTCGAACATCCTTCGCAAGGAATTGCCGATCCTCACCCTCATTACCCTCATTTCCGTCGCCCTGCTTTGGGATCTCGAACTTTCCTTGTTTGATGCAGGCGTTCTGCTCGTGTTTCTGGGTACCTTGCTGGTGTGGACAATATTCCAAGGATTGCGCTCAAAGGATGATGCGCTCTCGCTTGAAGTGGATGATGCAGTTCCCCAACCGCTCTCTCTCAAACGGGGGATTCTCTACCTCATCTTTGGTCTGGCTTTTCTCATCATCAGCTCCCGCATCTTGGTTTGGGGAGCTGTGGAGATAGCAAAGTTTTTCGGTGTAAGCGATTTGATCATCGGGCTCACCATTGTCGCAGTGGGAACTTCATTGCCAGAGCTTGCTTCCTCCATTCTCGCTGCAAAGAAGGGTGAGCATGACATTGCCATGGGTAATGTCATTGGCTCCAACCTCTTCAACACCACTGCTGTCGTTGGCATTGCATCTGCCATCAATCCTTTTGCGGTGGACAAACTCGTCCTGACACGGGACATGGTGGTCATGTCTGCCCTCACCATATCGCTGTTCATCATCGGCTATGGCTTCAGGAAGGGGAGAAAGGGAAGGGTCAACCGTTTCGAAGGCGCAGGACTCATCGTCGTATATATCGCCTATACGATCATTCTCCTGACAGGTACTGCAGCCTAG
- a CDS encoding metallophosphoesterase family protein, with the protein MKLAVIGDIHGNVRALEAVLTDVKACGVNQILFLGDLVFMGLDPQLCFDLLMEQKPAVLVKGNTDANLEKISSYIANTPFEKHMLKLMKYTSIRMHETSKKTIAEFAPTKRLELEQHSILCCHGTPFSDTEGILANEPFSPAMAKMVSEEKLDIVFSGHTHIPADFMRDGVRFINPGAVGYSFDGDVRASYALVTLEDGSIRCQHRRLEYDVKRYAMEVEHAMEGFVLFERLLYALQNGKPIRQ; encoded by the coding sequence ATGAAACTGGCTGTAATTGGTGATATTCATGGCAATGTGAGGGCATTGGAAGCAGTGCTCACTGATGTTAAGGCTTGCGGTGTCAATCAGATTCTTTTTCTGGGAGACCTGGTTTTCATGGGTCTCGATCCTCAGCTTTGTTTTGATTTGCTGATGGAGCAGAAACCGGCAGTACTGGTCAAAGGCAACACGGATGCAAATCTGGAAAAGATATCTTCCTATATAGCGAATACACCATTTGAAAAGCATATGCTCAAGCTGATGAAGTATACCAGCATCAGGATGCATGAGACTTCAAAGAAGACAATTGCAGAGTTTGCACCGACAAAGCGTTTGGAGCTTGAGCAGCATTCAATCCTGTGCTGTCATGGAACACCGTTCTCCGATACCGAGGGAATACTGGCAAATGAGCCGTTTTCCCCTGCCATGGCTAAGATGGTTTCAGAGGAAAAGCTTGATATCGTTTTCTCCGGTCATACCCATATTCCTGCTGATTTTATGCGTGATGGGGTACGTTTCATCAATCCAGGGGCGGTTGGATACTCCTTTGATGGTGACGTACGGGCCAGTTACGCCTTGGTCACCTTGGAGGATGGTTCCATTAGGTGTCAGCATCGCAGACTGGAGTATGATGTCAAACGGTACGCCATGGAAGTTGAGCATGCCATGGAAGGCTTTGTTCTCTTTGAACGTCTTCTGTATGCATTGCAGAATGGAAAACCAATCCGCCAATAA
- a CDS encoding SLC13 family permease translates to MKRDQVKAFFVREPVLTIALFLAGISMFLVPPNPNYAHYLDGKTLGCLFALMLVVSGFRKLYLFTFLSQYLLRFAKSSRQVSAFLIGITFFLSMLVTNDVALITFVPLTIVVFSLCKDTKPILLTIILQTIAANVGSGLTPVGNPQNLFIYSYYQLPLLQFFGAMLPYVVGGLLLLAACLLFIPNNKEAFALKTQEVPPLDKRLLVRYLLLFLLSLAAVFDLVPYQLVVIIVIVFSEKILLKDVDYSLLLTFIGFFIFVGNLGSIPFVVQKLQSLLHKREFLVSLAASQFISNVPATLLLAQFTHNATELLKGVNAGGCGTLIASMASVISFKIYAHYDRTKTLRYLAVFTLFNLLFVLLFLLIHLVW, encoded by the coding sequence ATGAAACGTGATCAGGTGAAGGCCTTTTTTGTGCGTGAACCGGTGTTGACCATTGCTCTTTTCTTGGCAGGAATATCCATGTTCCTTGTGCCCCCCAATCCCAACTATGCGCATTACCTAGATGGAAAAACCCTTGGCTGTCTCTTTGCCCTCATGCTGGTGGTATCAGGCTTTCGCAAGCTCTACCTCTTTACATTCCTTTCCCAGTATCTGCTTCGTTTTGCGAAGTCGAGCAGGCAAGTAAGTGCTTTCTTGATAGGCATTACGTTCTTTCTCTCCATGTTGGTAACCAACGATGTTGCCCTCATCACGTTTGTTCCCCTTACCATCGTAGTCTTTTCCCTTTGCAAGGATACGAAACCAATCCTGCTTACCATAATCCTCCAGACCATTGCAGCCAATGTGGGAAGCGGCCTGACACCGGTAGGAAACCCCCAGAATCTTTTCATCTATTCATACTACCAGCTTCCCTTGCTGCAATTCTTCGGTGCCATGCTCCCCTATGTCGTTGGGGGGCTTCTCCTGTTGGCCGCCTGCTTGTTGTTCATCCCAAACAACAAGGAAGCTTTTGCACTTAAGACACAAGAAGTACCACCTTTGGACAAGCGCTTGTTGGTGCGCTATCTCTTGCTTTTCCTGCTGTCGCTTGCAGCAGTGTTTGACCTGGTGCCGTACCAGCTTGTCGTAATCATCGTCATCGTCTTCAGTGAGAAGATTCTGCTCAAGGATGTGGACTACTCCTTGCTGCTTACTTTCATAGGCTTCTTCATCTTCGTGGGAAACCTTGGAAGCATTCCTTTTGTGGTTCAAAAACTCCAGTCACTGCTCCATAAACGGGAGTTCCTCGTCTCTCTTGCAGCCAGTCAGTTCATCAGCAACGTACCGGCCACTCTTTTGCTCGCCCAATTCACCCACAACGCAACAGAGTTGCTCAAGGGCGTGAATGCAGGAGGCTGCGGCACTTTGATCGCATCCATGGCTTCAGTCATTTCGTTCAAGATCTACGCACACTACGACAGGACCAAGACGCTTCGCTACCTGGCGGTGTTCACGCTCTTCAATCTGCTCTTTGTTCTGTTGTTCCTTCTGATTCATCTTGTATGGTAA
- a CDS encoding tyrosine-type recombinase/integrase encodes MASPAPFTLCRIQRDERTYFYALFRNPETGKRTNKKSVETLRKQLGIFDTSPIRRRDEAIRICQKALEEGIIFNKRQEQLFGEYLDEFYTYEISPYVRRRNLLEPGSLSKDYLATRKNLVMNHVIPLIKPNLYLSKVTMETLEEIQLSLVEKQTISHSTVNVCMSAVMVALREAQRRGLVPATVMLSLQHLKSFHAIRGILSEEELADFMQYAKAHAEKRIYLACLLSLLTGMRSGELRALRYQAIGEDLITIDSAYADKEGLKVPKGKKTRLVPCPTFLGKALQQLASENPFSNPLLLVFWSKRNGGFVSSHYFSERFIQELVRSKVLMLEEIVERNISFHSLRHMANTLLRGAVDEHVLRMTIGHSSEQLSDLYTHLSQRGLKSVELAQQKNILPLIGEMQNLTIQDESEGTTEQRAD; translated from the coding sequence ATGGCCAGTCCAGCACCCTTCACGCTTTGCAGAATCCAGCGGGATGAACGTACGTATTTCTATGCCCTCTTCAGGAATCCTGAGACAGGAAAGCGAACGAACAAGAAGAGCGTAGAGACGCTGCGTAAGCAACTCGGGATATTTGATACCTCTCCCATACGCCGTAGGGATGAGGCTATTCGTATCTGCCAGAAGGCTTTGGAGGAAGGAATCATCTTCAATAAGCGGCAAGAACAGCTGTTTGGAGAATATCTGGATGAATTCTACACGTATGAGATCAGTCCCTATGTGCGTAGACGTAACCTTCTGGAACCAGGTTCACTGTCAAAAGACTATCTGGCGACAAGGAAAAACCTGGTGATGAACCATGTGATTCCTCTCATCAAACCAAATCTGTATCTTTCAAAAGTAACAATGGAAACTCTGGAAGAGATCCAGCTTTCTTTGGTGGAAAAGCAAACAATAAGCCATAGTACCGTGAACGTATGCATGAGTGCTGTCATGGTTGCCCTTCGTGAAGCACAAAGAAGAGGCCTTGTACCCGCTACGGTTATGCTCAGTCTCCAGCATTTGAAAAGTTTCCATGCAATACGGGGAATCCTCAGTGAGGAGGAACTTGCAGATTTCATGCAGTATGCCAAAGCTCATGCAGAAAAACGAATCTATCTTGCATGCCTTTTGTCGTTGCTCACCGGAATGCGCTCGGGTGAGTTGCGTGCCTTGCGTTACCAGGCAATTGGGGAAGACCTCATTACCATCGACAGTGCCTATGCTGATAAGGAAGGATTGAAGGTCCCGAAAGGGAAAAAGACACGATTGGTTCCCTGCCCCACCTTCCTGGGGAAAGCTCTGCAGCAGTTGGCAAGTGAGAACCCGTTTTCCAATCCACTCCTCCTCGTCTTTTGGAGCAAGCGCAATGGCGGTTTTGTATCGAGCCACTATTTCAGTGAACGTTTCATCCAGGAGTTGGTTCGGTCAAAGGTGTTGATGCTGGAAGAAATCGTGGAACGAAACATCAGCTTCCACTCCTTGAGACATATGGCCAACACACTTCTGAGAGGGGCTGTGGATGAGCATGTGCTCAGGATGACGATCGGGCACAGCAGCGAGCAGCTCAGCGATCTCTATACCCATCTCAGCCAGCGTGGGCTGAAGAGTGTTGAGCTCGCCCAGCAAAAAAACATCCTTCCGCTCATCGGAGAGATGCAAAATCTTACCATACAAGATGAATCAGAAGGAACAACAGAACAAAGAGCAGATTGA
- the smpB gene encoding SsrA-binding protein SmpB: MKQDKNTFKPLQKNRKAYFNYEVIEDLECGIALVGTEVKSLRDGKFSFADSYVTVTDHALTLVGLTIQPYTHGNINNHEPSRNRRLLAHKSEIKRLKRKVEEKGFTLVPTSIYLRGNLVKVQVSLCRGKQLHDKRAVVKERDMNRDMRRELKQLQY; the protein is encoded by the coding sequence ATGAAACAAGACAAGAATACATTCAAGCCTTTGCAAAAGAACAGAAAGGCATATTTCAATTATGAAGTGATTGAGGACCTGGAGTGTGGCATTGCACTGGTTGGTACTGAGGTGAAATCACTACGGGACGGCAAATTCAGTTTTGCTGACAGCTATGTCACCGTTACCGATCACGCCCTGACCTTGGTGGGTCTGACCATCCAACCCTACACCCACGGCAACATCAATAATCATGAACCTTCCAGGAACCGAAGGCTGCTTGCCCATAAGAGCGAGATCAAGCGTCTGAAGCGCAAGGTGGAGGAGAAAGGTTTTACCTTGGTTCCTACTTCCATCTATCTGCGAGGCAACCTGGTCAAGGTGCAGGTATCCCTCTGTAGAGGCAAGCAGTTGCATGATAAGCGTGCTGTCGTAAAAGAGCGTGATATGAATCGTGATATGAGGCGAGAACTGAAGCAGCTTCAGTACTGA
- a CDS encoding SUMF1/EgtB/PvdO family nonheme iron enzyme, with the protein MKRRIDLPQVEEVKLPELLHMRPGVYILILLVLALLLAVYLIAFYPGIRNGGRYVTFTGSLSESGVLLDGTYLGSTEYQHFVKSGTYEVSLVKAGEVYATYTLEVDHPVFLTWLFHRTLKTAEAPISLSDEQKATINRFNLEQIVEASAILSYDDRNRYPPLFANLVSDMMALELDAQTRLETVKLAVLYISNETMLEEAKRAIIDSKTPIDGDVTTLLDTANLLFADDSQPKSIGSESSSLPFKAEKTTLKAGDLEIEGYRYPPTTFVMGKDVLPIYPESTMLGVEVSTEAFSLATLETTQYQWALFLEEHPEWAASNRQALMDEQLVDEYYLQGLSVSPVFVTSKPMYQISYHAALAFCDWLGEKSGKQVFLPSEAMYTLAALSHPNLKYSSSLSPSPSTEEGPVALLGGVWEMTSSPYIPLSRLLSVQESETLLKRFGLSVQPIVKGGSYLNESASVSLHTVGVVESDACADQIGFRIAWYE; encoded by the coding sequence ATGAAACGACGAATCGATCTGCCTCAGGTTGAAGAGGTAAAGCTGCCTGAGTTGCTGCATATGCGACCTGGTGTATACATCCTTATCCTGCTTGTTCTCGCCCTGTTGCTGGCTGTCTATCTGATAGCCTTCTATCCAGGCATCCGCAACGGCGGTCGATACGTCACCTTCACCGGCTCGCTTTCCGAGAGCGGTGTCCTGCTTGACGGAACCTACCTGGGTTCCACCGAGTACCAGCACTTCGTGAAGAGCGGCACCTATGAGGTATCACTTGTCAAAGCTGGCGAAGTCTATGCCACCTACACCCTTGAAGTCGATCATCCGGTGTTTCTTACCTGGCTTTTCCACCGAACACTGAAGACGGCTGAAGCACCCATCTCTCTCAGCGATGAGCAGAAAGCAACGATCAATCGCTTCAACCTTGAGCAAATCGTGGAGGCGAGCGCCATTCTCAGCTATGATGACCGGAACCGGTACCCTCCCCTGTTTGCCAATCTTGTCAGCGACATGATGGCATTGGAACTGGATGCACAAACAAGGCTGGAAACAGTCAAGCTTGCAGTGTTGTACATCAGCAACGAAACCATGCTTGAGGAAGCAAAGCGTGCCATCATCGATTCCAAGACTCCCATAGACGGGGATGTGACGACCTTGCTTGATACTGCCAATCTGTTGTTTGCAGACGATTCCCAGCCCAAGTCGATCGGATCGGAAAGTTCTTCCCTTCCCTTCAAAGCTGAGAAGACCACCCTGAAGGCAGGTGATTTGGAAATTGAGGGCTACCGATACCCACCGACCACCTTTGTCATGGGCAAGGACGTGCTTCCAATCTATCCTGAATCCACCATGCTTGGGGTTGAGGTCAGCACGGAAGCCTTCTCATTGGCAACGCTGGAAACAACGCAATACCAATGGGCCCTGTTTCTGGAAGAGCACCCAGAGTGGGCTGCAAGCAATCGTCAGGCGCTGATGGATGAGCAGCTTGTGGATGAGTACTATTTGCAGGGACTTTCCGTTTCTCCTGTGTTTGTAACATCAAAACCGATGTATCAGATCAGCTACCATGCTGCGCTGGCTTTCTGTGATTGGCTGGGCGAGAAGAGTGGAAAGCAAGTGTTCCTTCCCAGCGAAGCCATGTACACCCTTGCAGCGCTCTCTCACCCGAATCTGAAATACTCCTCTTCGCTCAGTCCCTCACCTTCTACAGAAGAAGGTCCGGTTGCACTGCTTGGCGGGGTATGGGAGATGACAAGCTCGCCTTACATTCCCCTCTCCCGACTGCTTTCCGTACAGGAGTCTGAGACATTGCTGAAGCGATTCGGTTTGTCCGTACAACCGATCGTCAAAGGTGGAAGCTACCTGAATGAAAGCGCATCGGTCTCCCTTCACACCGTTGGTGTAGTCGAATCTGATGCATGTGCGGACCAGATAGGTTTCCGCATTGCCTGGTATGAATAA
- the lepB gene encoding signal peptidase I — protein sequence MERFLSFLEHTTVRILTHRKALKAYAVAHPVKRTFVGELKGWADALVFAVFAVLLINQYIFQFFVIPTPSMESTLNVGDRVFVSKTIYGVEIYPGGPKIASRNRQVQRDDIITFYNPEYVSKGPFFDILSQIIYMGTFSLVNIDKNEDGSIAERLYVKRAIGFPTEVIRFREGNVEVRQAGSAVFTKEEKQRSELSLVDGPHRSIDASTYEGIKAWGALFGYQESKVNMQAVPAYLRNQYLSVQGDNYPDDYFQFEASKSRTKHLFNPSDSSARSEYAFYKHGIYVPQGHILPLGDNRDNSRDGRYFGPVKQTKINGSVRFLFWPLGRVRPLGNA from the coding sequence ATGGAACGATTCTTGAGTTTTCTTGAACATACGACCGTACGCATCCTCACCCATCGCAAGGCTCTGAAAGCCTATGCGGTCGCACATCCGGTGAAAAGAACTTTCGTAGGTGAGCTGAAGGGCTGGGCTGACGCACTGGTCTTTGCTGTTTTCGCCGTACTGCTGATCAACCAATACATTTTTCAGTTCTTTGTCATTCCCACTCCCTCAATGGAATCGACACTCAATGTAGGGGATCGTGTCTTTGTCTCAAAAACCATCTATGGGGTGGAAATCTATCCCGGAGGTCCGAAGATTGCGAGCCGAAACCGGCAAGTGCAGCGTGACGATATCATCACCTTCTACAATCCTGAATATGTAAGCAAGGGACCCTTCTTCGACATCCTCTCACAAATCATCTATATGGGAACCTTCAGCCTGGTGAACATCGACAAGAATGAGGATGGTTCCATTGCAGAAAGACTGTACGTCAAGCGTGCCATCGGGTTCCCCACTGAGGTCATCCGGTTTCGTGAGGGCAACGTGGAAGTCCGCCAAGCCGGTTCCGCTGTCTTTACCAAGGAAGAGAAGCAGCGTTCGGAACTCTCCCTGGTTGACGGACCGCACCGAAGCATCGATGCATCAACCTATGAAGGTATCAAAGCCTGGGGAGCCTTATTCGGGTACCAGGAGAGCAAGGTGAACATGCAGGCAGTCCCCGCGTACCTGAGGAATCAGTATCTTTCAGTGCAGGGCGACAACTATCCTGATGACTACTTCCAGTTCGAAGCCTCAAAATCCCGTACGAAACATTTGTTCAACCCTTCGGACAGTTCAGCCCGCAGTGAATATGCTTTCTACAAACATGGCATCTATGTCCCGCAAGGTCATATACTTCCCTTGGGTGACAACCGCGACAACAGCCGTGACGGTCGGTATTTTGGACCTGTCAAGCAGACCAAGATCAACGGAAGCGTACGTTTCCTCTTCTGGCCGCTGGGAAGGGTCAGGCCGTTGGGAAACGCATAG
- the hemW gene encoding radical SAM family heme chaperone HemW, which yields MISLPSGVPLSLYLHIPFCTTCCSYCAFYSEPYAAWKGFQEAYTERLLAEIVQCTASERVYDTIFVGGGNPGSLSPDQLARLLQAAQRNGKSREVTIEMNPETFGEHFFPLFSQGLVNRMSMGIQSMDDQLLSRLGRNASRSDNIKALKLAQQARKEFGIELNFDLMVCLPGQTLEMAINDIHEVLSISDANHISLYCLTVEEGTELARQVGMHTVQVLDEDGQATMLKGIWKELANLGFSHYEVSNFCKEEKYCQHNLRYWNLSSYLGLGSSAASTLENEQAWYHYTQIQDLRQFSDSPPFSGYEKEELSLVQSIEEYLMMALRTRWGIDKQLLQDRYSLCFETAFAKMVETLDPQWYFDTQYTFSLTEIGFLLLDEILLRFVMQLPEPLDRHSPL from the coding sequence GTGATCAGCCTTCCGTCTGGTGTTCCACTCTCCTTATACCTCCACATTCCCTTCTGCACGACCTGCTGCTCCTATTGTGCCTTCTACTCGGAACCCTATGCTGCATGGAAAGGGTTCCAGGAGGCGTACACGGAACGCCTTCTGGCAGAAATCGTCCAATGTACCGCTTCAGAGCGCGTGTATGACACCATTTTCGTCGGAGGAGGAAACCCCGGTTCCCTTTCTCCCGACCAGCTCGCACGCTTGCTCCAAGCTGCCCAACGAAACGGGAAAAGCCGTGAAGTAACCATTGAGATGAATCCAGAAACCTTTGGAGAACACTTCTTCCCGCTCTTTTCACAAGGATTGGTCAACCGCATGTCCATGGGAATCCAAAGCATGGATGACCAGTTGCTCTCGCGACTGGGAAGGAATGCAAGCCGATCTGACAACATCAAGGCACTGAAGCTGGCGCAGCAAGCAAGAAAAGAGTTTGGCATTGAACTGAATTTTGACCTGATGGTCTGTCTTCCGGGACAAACCCTTGAGATGGCGATCAATGACATCCATGAAGTGCTCAGCATTTCAGATGCCAACCACATCAGTCTCTATTGTCTGACGGTAGAGGAGGGGACTGAGCTTGCCCGGCAAGTTGGTATGCATACAGTGCAGGTTCTTGATGAGGATGGCCAGGCAACCATGCTCAAGGGCATTTGGAAAGAGTTGGCCAACCTTGGATTTTCTCATTATGAGGTCTCAAACTTCTGCAAGGAAGAGAAATACTGCCAACACAACCTCAGATATTGGAACCTTTCGTCGTATCTCGGCCTTGGCAGCAGTGCAGCTTCGACGCTTGAAAACGAGCAGGCTTGGTACCATTACACCCAAATACAGGACCTGCGGCAATTTTCCGATTCGCCTCCCTTCTCCGGCTACGAGAAGGAGGAACTCTCGTTGGTGCAAAGCATCGAGGAATACCTGATGATGGCACTCAGAACCAGATGGGGAATTGACAAGCAACTGTTGCAGGACCGGTACTCGCTTTGCTTCGAAACTGCTTTTGCGAAGATGGTGGAAACACTTGATCCACAATGGTATTTCGATACACAGTATACCTTTTCACTGACAGAAATTGGCTTTCTCCTGCTTGACGAGATACTGCTTCGATTCGTCATGCAGCTTCCAGAACCCCTTGACCGCCATAGTCCGTTATGA
- a CDS encoding YebC/PmpR family DNA-binding transcriptional regulator, translating to MSGHSKWATIKHKKGIADAKRGQKFTKLIKEISVAAKMGGSDPETNARLRTAVLKARAENMPKDNIDRAIKKGAGELDNSTYYELTYEGYAPGGVALIIDTLTDNKNRTASDVRSTLTKNGGTLGASGCVSYMFQTKGIITYDAEKYSEEQIFEVALENGADDVTTSDGVIEVITTPSDFANVLEAMQNAGFEQDSAEVEKVADQTVALDSEKARKVLKIIDKLEELDDVQQVSSNLELPDDFEDGDED from the coding sequence ATGTCCGGCCATAGTAAATGGGCTACTATCAAACACAAGAAGGGTATTGCCGACGCAAAGCGCGGCCAGAAGTTCACGAAGTTGATCAAGGAAATTTCCGTTGCAGCAAAGATGGGGGGATCGGATCCTGAAACCAATGCACGGCTTCGTACTGCTGTACTCAAAGCAAGAGCTGAGAATATGCCCAAGGACAACATTGACAGGGCTATCAAGAAAGGTGCTGGGGAACTTGACAACTCCACCTACTATGAACTCACCTATGAAGGGTATGCACCCGGTGGTGTTGCTCTGATCATTGACACCTTGACCGACAACAAGAACCGTACTGCCAGCGATGTGCGTTCCACCCTGACCAAAAATGGTGGCACACTTGGTGCAAGTGGTTGTGTTTCTTACATGTTCCAGACCAAGGGCATCATCACCTATGATGCAGAAAAATATTCCGAAGAGCAGATTTTTGAAGTCGCATTGGAGAACGGTGCGGATGATGTAACCACGTCTGACGGGGTCATTGAAGTCATCACCACTCCTTCTGACTTTGCCAACGTCCTGGAAGCCATGCAGAACGCAGGGTTTGAACAGGATAGCGCAGAGGTTGAGAAAGTGGCTGACCAGACTGTCGCCCTTGACAGTGAAAAAGCTCGCAAGGTGCTCAAGATCATCGACAAGTTGGAAGAGTTGGACGATGTCCAGCAGGTTTCCTCCAACCTTGAACTTCCTGATGATTTTGAGGATGGCGACGAAGATTAA
- the ruvC gene encoding crossover junction endodeoxyribonuclease RuvC has product MRILGIDPGYAQTGWGVVESNGQQNRPVSFGVIKTGTDQSDSDRIHYIATAVGKLAVQYQVQMCGMEDIFFTKNVSSAIPVAKVIGACIHQLGIQEIPVRLYSPPTIKTVVTGYGGADKHQVQEMVRILLGFETIPKPDHASDALAAALCLAVYDFSHMRMKLV; this is encoded by the coding sequence ATGCGAATCCTAGGTATTGATCCAGGATACGCACAGACAGGCTGGGGTGTTGTCGAATCCAATGGACAGCAGAACCGGCCTGTTTCTTTTGGTGTCATCAAGACTGGTACGGACCAAAGCGATAGTGACAGGATTCACTACATAGCAACCGCGGTCGGAAAATTGGCCGTGCAATACCAGGTGCAGATGTGTGGCATGGAAGATATCTTCTTCACCAAGAATGTAAGCTCGGCCATTCCGGTGGCAAAGGTAATCGGTGCCTGCATCCACCAGCTTGGCATACAAGAGATACCTGTCCGTCTGTACAGCCCGCCGACCATCAAGACCGTGGTTACCGGGTATGGTGGGGCTGACAAGCATCAGGTGCAGGAAATGGTGCGCATTCTTCTGGGTTTTGAGACCATACCAAAACCCGATCATGCTTCGGACGCGTTGGCAGCAGCTCTTTGCCTTGCAGTATATGACTTTTCCCACATGAGGATGAAATTGGTATGA